A region from the Mesorhizobium sp. J8 genome encodes:
- the lpxA gene encoding acyl-ACP--UDP-N-acetylglucosamine O-acyltransferase: protein MKVETSIHPSSVVEEGARLGKGVRIGPFCHVSADAILSDRVELVSHVSVMGATTIGAGTKVYPMATLGAPPQNTKHKGGRTTLVIGENCTIREGVTMHVGTDSSRGETSVGDNGNFLAYAHIAHDCVVGKNATFANGATLGGHCEIGDNVYIGGLTALHQFVRVGDNAFIGGCSAVVGDIIPYAIAAGNRANLRGLNIIGLKRSGMPRSEIYLLRKVYRSIFDRSRSVAENVELARAEFASSSPAAMKMIDFLASGGKRHYVMPPLKGGGGDDNDGDDEG from the coding sequence ATGAAAGTCGAGACATCCATTCATCCTTCCTCGGTCGTCGAAGAAGGTGCCCGGCTCGGCAAAGGCGTCCGCATCGGACCCTTCTGTCATGTCAGCGCCGATGCAATTCTTTCCGACCGCGTCGAACTGGTCAGCCATGTGTCGGTGATGGGCGCCACCACCATCGGGGCAGGGACGAAGGTCTATCCGATGGCGACGCTCGGCGCGCCGCCGCAGAACACCAAGCACAAGGGCGGGCGCACCACGCTCGTCATCGGCGAGAACTGCACCATCCGCGAAGGCGTGACGATGCATGTCGGCACCGATTCCAGCCGTGGCGAGACGAGTGTCGGCGACAACGGCAATTTCCTCGCCTACGCCCACATCGCCCATGACTGCGTCGTCGGCAAGAACGCCACCTTCGCCAATGGCGCGACGCTCGGCGGCCATTGCGAGATCGGCGACAACGTCTATATCGGCGGCCTGACCGCTCTTCACCAGTTCGTACGCGTCGGCGACAACGCCTTTATCGGCGGTTGCTCGGCCGTCGTCGGCGATATCATTCCCTACGCGATCGCCGCCGGCAATCGCGCCAATTTGCGCGGCCTCAACATCATAGGGCTCAAGCGCTCCGGGATGCCGCGCTCGGAAATCTATCTGCTGCGCAAGGTTTATCGGTCGATTTTCGACCGTTCCCGCAGCGTCGCCGAGAACGTCGAACTCGCCAGGGCGGAATTCGCCTCCTCGTCTCCCGCCGCCATGAAGATGATCGACTTCCTGGCCAGCGGCGGCAAGCGGCACTATGTCATGCCGCCGCTGAAGGGCGGTGGCGGCGACGACAATGATGGCGATGACGAGGGCTGA
- the fabZ gene encoding 3-hydroxyacyl-ACP dehydratase FabZ codes for MADMVATTLEAVDIMGLMKLLPHRYPFLLIDRIVDIDGDDSAVGIKNVTINEPHFQGHFPQQPVMPGVLIIEAMAQTAGAICIRSLNTEKPSLVYFMTIDNAKFRKPVVPGDQLRIHVKKIKKRGNLLKFACEAMVDGAKAAEAEVSAMMITD; via the coding sequence ATGGCTGACATGGTGGCAACGACACTCGAGGCGGTCGACATCATGGGGCTCATGAAGCTCCTGCCGCACCGCTATCCGTTCCTGCTGATCGACCGCATCGTCGATATCGACGGCGACGATTCCGCCGTCGGCATCAAGAACGTGACCATCAACGAGCCGCATTTCCAAGGCCATTTTCCCCAGCAACCGGTCATGCCCGGCGTGCTCATCATCGAGGCCATGGCGCAGACCGCTGGCGCGATCTGCATTCGCAGCCTCAATACGGAAAAGCCGTCGCTGGTTTATTTCATGACCATCGACAATGCGAAGTTCCGCAAACCGGTGGTTCCGGGCGATCAACTCAGGATCCACGTCAAAAAGATCAAGAAGCGCGGCAATCTGCTGAAATTCGCCTGCGAGGCGATGGTCGATGGCGCGAAGGCCGCCGAAGCCGAGGTTTCGGCCATGATGATCACTGACTGA
- the lpxD gene encoding UDP-3-O-(3-hydroxymyristoyl)glucosamine N-acyltransferase has protein sequence MTDPVFFAPSRRYTAGEVANLTGASLLDSAQAEIAIEALAPANEGGNGALVFVDGKRNFALMPSLRAAAVLCPADFASKAPPGIAVLMHPRPQQAFAMVGRLLFPQAATPGPMTGETGISAHAFIDPSAHIEEGAIVEAGAVIGPGVSIGSGTVVAPHAVVGRSCQIGRDGYIGPGASIQYALVGNRVIIHGGARIGQDGFGFVGGAKGPERVPQIGRVIIQDDVEIGSNSTVDRGAMSDTIIGQGTKIDNLVQIAHNVRIGRNCIIAGLSGISGSVVVGDNVTMGGGVGLADHLTIGPGAKLAARSGFMNNVPAGEVWGGYPAQPMAEAMREIAMLRKMARTRKQGDGNG, from the coding sequence ATGACCGATCCGGTGTTCTTCGCGCCTTCACGCCGGTATACGGCTGGCGAGGTCGCGAATCTGACCGGCGCCAGCCTGCTCGATTCCGCTCAGGCCGAGATTGCCATCGAGGCGCTGGCTCCAGCAAATGAGGGTGGCAACGGCGCGCTCGTCTTTGTCGACGGCAAGCGCAATTTCGCGCTTATGCCATCGCTCAGGGCGGCCGCGGTTCTGTGTCCTGCCGATTTTGCCAGCAAGGCGCCGCCGGGCATCGCCGTGCTCATGCATCCGCGTCCGCAACAGGCTTTCGCGATGGTCGGGCGCCTGTTATTTCCGCAAGCGGCGACTCCGGGGCCTATGACCGGAGAAACCGGCATATCGGCGCATGCGTTCATCGACCCATCAGCGCATATCGAGGAGGGGGCGATCGTGGAGGCCGGCGCCGTGATCGGACCCGGCGTGTCCATCGGTAGCGGCACGGTCGTTGCGCCACACGCCGTTGTCGGCCGGTCCTGCCAGATCGGTCGCGACGGCTACATCGGCCCCGGCGCCAGCATTCAATATGCGCTTGTCGGCAATCGCGTCATCATCCATGGCGGGGCCCGGATCGGCCAGGATGGATTCGGCTTCGTCGGCGGCGCCAAGGGGCCTGAACGCGTGCCGCAGATCGGCCGCGTCATCATTCAGGACGATGTCGAGATCGGCTCCAATTCGACCGTCGACCGCGGCGCGATGTCCGACACCATCATCGGCCAAGGCACCAAGATCGACAATCTGGTGCAGATCGCCCACAATGTTCGCATCGGCCGCAATTGCATTATAGCCGGGCTTTCGGGTATTTCCGGTTCCGTCGTCGTCGGCGACAACGTCACCATGGGTGGCGGTGTCGGCCTCGCCGATCATCTGACCATCGGGCCCGGAGCCAAGCTTGCTGCGAGAAGTGGATTCATGAACAACGTGCCGGCAGGCGAGGTCTGGGGAGGTTACCCGGCGCAGCCCATGGCGGAAGCCATGCGCGAGATAGCGATGCTGCGCAAGATGGCCAGGACGCGCAAGCAAGGCGACGGAAATGGCTGA